The proteins below are encoded in one region of Clostridium estertheticum:
- a CDS encoding response regulator, with the protein MNILLIDDHTLFAKSLEIVFQDYKEIKSFYSLQDITQVTATIQKKQPDIILIDINLSNISNEDGLIVAKSILTNFPDNKIVMLTGYDLPVYRYEAKKIGAKGFINKNIMPDILLKILIDINNGKNHFSANVKYIEKLTPKEIQILQLLCYPYKRNEISNMLQISERTISNHIQHIFDKLEVSSSVEAVIKGINLGYIQPNYKSS; encoded by the coding sequence ATGAATATTTTATTAATCGATGATCATACATTATTTGCTAAAAGTTTAGAAATCGTTTTTCAGGATTATAAGGAGATTAAAAGTTTTTACTCTTTGCAAGATATTACACAAGTTACAGCAACTATACAAAAAAAACAACCAGATATTATTTTAATTGATATAAATTTGAGCAATATAAGTAATGAAGATGGATTAATAGTTGCTAAATCTATTCTTACTAATTTTCCTGATAATAAAATTGTAATGTTGACTGGTTATGATTTGCCGGTTTATCGATATGAAGCCAAAAAAATTGGGGCAAAAGGTTTTATAAATAAGAATATAATGCCTGACATTCTTTTGAAAATCTTGATTGATATAAATAATGGAAAGAATCATTTTTCTGCAAATGTAAAATATATAGAAAAATTAACGCCGAAAGAAATACAAATTCTACAGTTATTATGTTATCCATATAAGCGAAATGAAATTTCTAATATGCTTCAGATTAGTGAACGTACTATTTCTAATCATATACAACATATATTTGATAAACTAGAGGTTTCTTCATCAGTAGAGGCTGTTATAAAAGGTATCAATCTTGGGTACATACAACCTAACTATAAAAGCAGTTAA
- a CDS encoding polysaccharide deacetylase family protein — protein sequence MKKEIAFILTLILLIISSCKIAPAKTQTQQIPVFMYHMLTTDSNKTNNLTILQSAFRSQMNYLKTNGYTTITMDQFYASISKKIVLPAKSVLITFDDGYISNYKLAYPILKANKQKATLFMISHEVGRTSNSMNAKQLLEMDINGFRVENHTDWHENLGTLPYAKQVNAIRAAKTSLEKILGRKVMYLAYPCGSYNANTIKAAHAAGCNLGLTTNEGFTSRLDNPYRINRIYMGPSDNLKTLKHKLEYGKQLMWHINTYLL from the coding sequence ATGAAAAAGGAAATAGCTTTTATATTAACATTAATATTATTAATAATTTCAAGCTGTAAAATAGCACCTGCCAAGACACAAACTCAACAAATACCAGTGTTTATGTATCACATGTTAACAACTGACTCTAATAAAACAAATAATTTAACAATTTTACAATCAGCATTCCGTTCACAAATGAACTATCTAAAAACAAATGGCTATACTACGATAACAATGGACCAATTTTACGCAAGCATTTCTAAAAAAATTGTATTACCCGCAAAATCAGTCCTAATAACATTTGATGATGGATATATAAGTAATTATAAATTAGCATACCCTATATTAAAGGCGAATAAGCAAAAGGCTACGCTATTTATGATATCTCATGAAGTAGGCAGAACATCTAATTCAATGAATGCTAAACAACTACTAGAGATGGATATTAACGGATTTAGAGTAGAAAATCATACAGATTGGCATGAAAATTTGGGCACTTTACCATATGCAAAACAAGTAAATGCAATAAGGGCTGCAAAAACATCATTAGAAAAAATATTAGGAAGAAAAGTGATGTATTTGGCATATCCATGTGGTTCGTATAATGCTAATACAATTAAAGCAGCCCATGCAGCTGGCTGCAACTTAGGACTAACCACAAACGAAGGATTTACTTCAAGATTAGATAACCCATATAGAATAAATAGGATATACATGGGTCCGTCAGACAACTTAAAAACTCTAAAACACAAACTTGAATATGGTAAACAATTAATGTGGCATATCAATACATACTTACTATAG
- a CDS encoding NAD(P)H-hydrate dehydratase — MKIATAQIMRKIDRYCIDILGIPGIILMENAALKVMRNIPANNKKFVIVCSSGNNGGDGFVVARHLLNRGNYVEVFFLGSDENMSADALVNLNIIRNMGVKIIEVNNNEELEILRESVIQCEITIDAIFGTGLSREVKGIYSLAITIMNENSKYILSIDVPSGFECNSGKVMGNCIRSNKTVTFELYKKGFVSYDAESITGEIVIEKIGIPKAVVDKFHEDEYIMDIDFIKGLIKKRNKYSHKGDYGRTLILAGSPGFTGAAYISTQAAVRSGAGLVTLGCDSSIQNILSGKLVEAMTASTNDEERLDSLIAKSDSIAIGPGLGNNKCTLNLLKKVLLNSKCPVVIDSDGLNVLEGNLEMLKNKKCQIVLTPHMGEMARISGFSIDEINKNKIDIAKKFAKKHNVVLLLKGFNTIITDGKTVQINPTGSSAMASGGMGDCLTGIIASFISQGYDIMTAACIGAYIHGYSGDKLSKEMFCVNANHIIEVLPSIIKEIQDLE, encoded by the coding sequence ATGAAAATCGCAACAGCACAGATAATGAGAAAGATCGATCGTTATTGTATAGACATTTTAGGGATTCCAGGTATTATATTAATGGAAAATGCAGCACTAAAGGTAATGAGAAATATACCAGCAAATAATAAAAAATTCGTGATTGTTTGCTCTAGTGGGAATAATGGTGGGGATGGTTTTGTTGTAGCAAGGCATCTTTTAAATAGAGGAAATTATGTCGAAGTATTTTTTCTTGGCTCAGATGAAAATATGAGTGCAGATGCACTGGTAAATCTTAATATCATAAGAAATATGGGTGTGAAAATAATAGAAGTAAATAATAATGAGGAGCTTGAAATTTTAAGGGAAAGCGTAATTCAATGCGAGATTACTATTGATGCAATTTTTGGAACCGGATTATCTAGAGAAGTTAAAGGTATTTATTCTTTAGCAATTACAATTATGAATGAGAATAGTAAGTATATTTTATCAATTGATGTCCCATCAGGATTTGAGTGTAATAGTGGGAAAGTGATGGGGAATTGTATTAGAAGTAATAAAACAGTTACATTTGAACTTTATAAAAAGGGTTTTGTTTCATATGACGCGGAGTCCATTACTGGAGAAATTGTTATTGAGAAGATTGGAATACCAAAAGCTGTAGTAGATAAATTTCATGAGGATGAATACATCATGGATATAGATTTTATTAAAGGTTTAATCAAGAAAAGAAATAAGTATTCACATAAAGGTGATTATGGAAGAACACTTATTTTGGCAGGATCACCAGGGTTTACAGGTGCTGCGTATATTTCAACTCAGGCTGCTGTTCGAAGTGGTGCTGGTCTTGTTACGTTAGGATGTGATAGCTCAATTCAAAATATACTAAGTGGGAAATTAGTTGAAGCTATGACTGCCTCAACTAATGATGAGGAAAGATTAGATTCCTTAATAGCTAAAAGTGATTCTATTGCAATTGGTCCAGGATTAGGCAATAATAAGTGCACTTTAAATTTACTGAAAAAGGTTTTATTGAACTCTAAGTGTCCTGTTGTAATTGATTCAGATGGTTTAAATGTACTTGAGGGGAATCTTGAAATGCTTAAAAATAAGAAATGTCAGATAGTTCTTACACCTCATATGGGGGAAATGGCAAGAATATCAGGGTTTTCAATAGATGAAATAAATAAAAACAAAATAGACATAGCAAAAAAATTTGCAAAGAAACACAATGTTGTTTTGTTACTTAAAGGATTTAATACAATAATTACAGATGGTAAAACAGTGCAAATTAATCCTACTGGGAGCAGCGCAATGGCATCAGGTGGAATGGGGGACTGTTTGACGGGTATTATAGCGTCTTTTATATCTCAAGGTTATGACATAATGACTGCAGCATGTATTGGTGCATATATTCACGGATACTCTGGGGATAAACTTTCAAAAGAAATGTTTTGTGTAAATGCAAATCATATTATAGAGGTACTTCCTTCTATAATAAAAGAAATTCAAGACTTAGAATAA
- a CDS encoding L,D-transpeptidase family protein produces MRSMRNKKTIVLVIIGMMVIGASIGYKIESNAIIKKNSLIVSSNKSKPVHKTKTKAELDSERPDKSIIKAADKGEDVIRIQTRLKKYGYNVVLDGDYGEGVIYAVMDFQQRHNLIPSGKATAETIDVMYKTPTKDNMYKPATQSLLSVNDATVKSTYENKLNSGENTSSTNNYILVDLSQQRVYVFYGTMHNWKLINTFSCGSGKAETPTITGYFRVGIKGLNFKSGTDAAPVYCKYFTQISGNYLFHSILYDKSGNVIDGNLGAVESHGCIRLALENAKYIYDNIPIGSTIQVK; encoded by the coding sequence ATGAGAAGTATGAGAAATAAAAAAACTATTGTTTTGGTAATTATTGGTATGATGGTAATTGGAGCTAGCATTGGTTATAAAATAGAGTCCAATGCTATTATTAAAAAAAATTCTTTGATAGTATCAAGTAATAAGAGCAAGCCTGTTCATAAAACTAAAACTAAAGCTGAGCTCGACAGTGAGAGACCAGATAAATCTATAATAAAAGCAGCAGATAAGGGTGAAGATGTTATAAGGATACAAACTAGGCTAAAAAAATACGGCTATAATGTTGTTCTGGATGGTGATTATGGTGAAGGTGTAATCTACGCAGTTATGGATTTTCAACAAAGACATAATCTTATACCTAGTGGTAAGGCAACAGCTGAAACAATAGATGTTATGTACAAAACGCCTACAAAGGACAATATGTATAAGCCAGCCACTCAATCGCTACTAAGCGTAAATGATGCTACTGTAAAATCTACTTATGAAAATAAATTAAATAGTGGTGAGAATACAAGTTCTACGAATAATTATATATTAGTAGATCTATCGCAGCAAAGAGTTTATGTTTTTTATGGCACAATGCATAATTGGAAATTAATTAATACCTTTTCTTGTGGTTCTGGTAAAGCGGAAACTCCAACTATAACTGGGTATTTCCGCGTTGGGATTAAGGGGCTAAATTTCAAATCGGGTACGGATGCTGCACCTGTTTATTGCAAGTATTTTACTCAAATTAGCGGTAATTATTTATTCCATAGTATTTTATATGACAAGAGCGGAAACGTGATAGATGGTAATTTAGGGGCAGTTGAATCACATGGATGTATAAGGCTCGCTCTTGAAAACGCAAAATATATTTATGATAATATACCTATAGGATCTACAATTCAGGTAAAATAA
- a CDS encoding MFS transporter — MKNLKFNNELKNFYILQLGQFISQFGSKMTSFGLIMWAYEQSGSVLYISSLTVCSLLPSILLSFFAGSFIDVWNKKKILLIANAIAIIFSLITLILLFFNQLDIRYLYLINFTLGVVDSFQGPASDVVISLIVPKKYYTQISGLRSFAIAFTTTLAPIMATSLYVLLGMKVIIIVDLGTFLFSFISLLSFVYIPNNIIEKQDKKESFVSNCKQGITYIVNRKDILHLIIFMGFVNFIAAIYSCNFTPMILLRNGNNKFELGIVSSTIGIAGIIGSILVTVMKQPKKRIPVIINTMTFSFLVCNSMLGIGRNYYIWMIAVFAGNCLVPFLTANVEYIMRTKIPIEMQGRVFSARNTLQYLSIPIGYILGGLLTDKIFEPFMNNPSTLQRFFSYIVGNGRGSGNGLVYISIGLIGFLGCCFFKFDKHLKKLDD; from the coding sequence ATGAAAAATCTAAAATTTAATAATGAATTAAAAAATTTTTATATATTACAATTAGGGCAATTTATTTCTCAATTTGGTAGTAAAATGACTAGCTTTGGATTAATTATGTGGGCATATGAGCAAAGTGGTTCTGTATTGTATATATCTTCTTTAACTGTTTGTTCATTACTTCCATCTATATTGCTTAGTTTCTTTGCAGGTAGTTTTATTGACGTTTGGAATAAGAAAAAAATATTATTAATAGCTAATGCTATTGCAATAATTTTTTCGTTAATTACATTAATACTGTTGTTTTTCAATCAACTAGATATCCGTTATTTATATTTAATCAATTTTACTTTAGGAGTTGTTGATTCATTTCAAGGACCTGCATCAGATGTTGTAATATCGTTAATAGTTCCAAAGAAATATTATACACAAATAAGTGGTTTACGTTCTTTTGCAATTGCATTTACTACTACACTTGCACCAATTATGGCGACTTCACTTTATGTATTGCTTGGAATGAAGGTAATTATAATTGTTGATTTAGGCACCTTCTTATTTTCATTTATATCTTTATTGTCTTTTGTGTACATTCCTAATAACATTATAGAAAAACAAGATAAGAAAGAGAGCTTTGTTTCAAATTGCAAACAAGGAATTACTTATATCGTAAACAGAAAAGACATTCTCCATCTCATCATTTTTATGGGATTTGTAAATTTCATTGCAGCTATATATAGTTGTAATTTTACACCTATGATTTTGCTTAGAAATGGAAATAATAAGTTTGAACTAGGTATTGTAAGTAGTACCATTGGTATTGCTGGTATTATAGGAAGTATTTTAGTAACAGTAATGAAACAGCCTAAAAAAAGAATACCTGTTATTATAAATACAATGACATTTTCATTCTTAGTCTGCAATAGTATGCTTGGAATTGGCCGTAACTATTATATTTGGATGATTGCAGTTTTTGCAGGTAATTGTTTAGTTCCATTCTTAACAGCTAATGTTGAGTATATAATGAGGACAAAAATTCCAATAGAAATGCAAGGAAGGGTTTTTTCTGCAAGAAATACCTTACAATACTTATCTATCCCTATTGGATATATACTAGGTGGACTTTTAACGGATAAAATATTTGAGCCATTTATGAACAACCCCTCTACTCTACAACGATTTTTTTCTTATATTGTTGGTAATGGAAGAGGTTCAGGTAATGGTTTAGTATATATATCGATAGGATTGATAGGTTTCTTAGGATGTTGTTTCTTTAAATTTGATAAACATTTAAAGAAATTAGATGACTAA
- a CDS encoding 50S ribosomal protein L7ae, translating into MASKKGIVLLTMTIMMISLFIGCGNNTMSKIYNDNSKIANVSDTFGLDESKETIESGIYKGKLKLSGSGTIWAYESSTDFDLQVPYTLSINSGKAKIVLISPDNKVVNLVENTAKATIKGGTVLTVPIKKGNNRIKVVGYEKADIDIELQIDKGTFKKISF; encoded by the coding sequence ATGGCTTCTAAAAAAGGAATAGTATTACTAACCATGACAATTATGATGATTAGCTTATTTATTGGATGTGGTAATAATACTATGAGTAAAATTTATAATGACAATAGTAAAATAGCTAATGTATCTGATACTTTTGGATTAGATGAAAGCAAGGAAACAATAGAGTCAGGAATATATAAAGGAAAGTTGAAATTAAGTGGAAGCGGAACTATTTGGGCATATGAAAGTAGTACAGATTTTGATTTACAAGTTCCATATACCTTATCAATAAATAGTGGAAAGGCAAAAATTGTTTTAATATCACCTGACAATAAAGTTGTTAATCTTGTAGAAAATACAGCTAAAGCTACTATAAAGGGAGGAACAGTATTAACTGTACCGATTAAGAAAGGTAATAATCGTATAAAAGTAGTAGGTTATGAAAAAGCAGATATAGATATTGAATTACAAATAGATAAAGGTACATTTAAAAAAATAAGTTTTTAA
- a CDS encoding SdpI family protein, protein MSLVVGTLFIVFGFILMKYPPSMNNVMGYKSLLAMKNQDTWNVAQKHSGFILMIFGAINGIFGIWSIIQPMTINKEKIQLLLLILSAVAILAVEEIHLMKLFHMDGSRKKSNNL, encoded by the coding sequence ATGAGTTTAGTGGTAGGAACATTGTTTATCGTATTCGGTTTTATATTAATGAAGTATCCACCAAGTATGAATAATGTGATGGGGTATAAATCACTTTTAGCAATGAAAAATCAGGATACCTGGAATGTGGCACAGAAACATAGTGGATTTATTTTAATGATATTTGGAGCTATTAATGGTATTTTTGGAATTTGGTCAATAATTCAGCCAATGACGATTAATAAAGAAAAGATTCAACTATTATTACTAATATTAAGTGCTGTAGCTATTTTAGCTGTTGAGGAAATACATTTGATGAAACTATTTCATATGGATGGAAGCAGAAAAAAATCGAATAATTTATAA
- a CDS encoding VOC family protein, producing MKIKRILNRFYVHDIEQSIKFYEKILNDKCNLRFKYSQADLELAQVGNILIISGSDEALKPFRDTKATFLIDSIIEFKDFLLNNGAAIIRDLKAVPTGMNMTVKHLDGSIVEYVEYKNEF from the coding sequence ATGAAAATAAAGCGAATTTTAAATCGGTTTTATGTACATGATATTGAACAATCAATAAAATTTTATGAAAAAATATTAAATGATAAATGTAATTTGAGGTTTAAATATTCTCAGGCAGATTTAGAATTAGCACAAGTAGGAAATATTTTGATTATAAGTGGTTCTGATGAAGCATTAAAGCCATTTAGAGATACTAAAGCAACATTTTTAATTGATTCTATTATTGAATTCAAAGATTTTTTGTTAAATAACGGGGCCGCTATTATACGTGACTTAAAAGCAGTCCCAACTGGAATGAATATGACTGTAAAACATTTAGATGGTTCTATAGTTGAATATGTTGAGTATAAAAATGAATTTTGA